A section of the Arabiibacter massiliensis genome encodes:
- a CDS encoding deoxyguanosinetriphosphate triphosphohydrolase, which translates to MRIIHREDQELREHVALSDDASFADESEGRARSAEPDILRTDYQRDRDKILHTKSFRRLSHKTQVFLAAEGDHFRTRLTHTLEVAQIARTIARALGLNEDLTEAISLGHDLGHTPFGHTGEEALARSLARCAGIDPASPEAEALYRHNEQSLRVVERIENGGKGLNLTPEVRDGILCHTGDLRAETLEGRIVGTADRIAYVNHDIDDAIRAGILREADLPASTHAVLGPDHSSRIETLVLDMVETSAAADDIRMSGEVWGAMMELRAFLFDRVYTSDVVMAEVAKATHLIEDLFDHYVEHVDEVPEEYRDISEGDDLRAVTDFIAGMTDRYAKSLYQQLFIPHSLHY; encoded by the coding sequence ATGCGCATCATCCATCGCGAGGACCAGGAGCTGCGCGAGCACGTCGCGCTTTCCGACGACGCGTCGTTCGCCGACGAGAGCGAGGGCCGCGCCCGCTCGGCCGAGCCCGACATCCTGCGCACCGACTACCAGCGCGACCGCGACAAGATCCTGCACACGAAGTCGTTCCGCCGCCTGTCGCACAAGACGCAGGTGTTCCTGGCCGCCGAGGGCGACCACTTCCGCACGCGCCTCACGCACACCCTCGAAGTCGCCCAGATCGCGCGCACCATCGCGCGCGCCCTCGGGCTGAACGAGGACCTCACCGAGGCCATCTCGCTCGGCCACGACCTGGGGCACACGCCCTTCGGCCACACCGGCGAGGAGGCGCTCGCCCGCTCGCTCGCGCGGTGCGCCGGCATCGATCCCGCGTCTCCCGAGGCCGAGGCGCTCTACCGCCACAACGAGCAGAGCCTGCGCGTTGTGGAGCGCATCGAGAACGGCGGCAAGGGCCTCAACCTCACGCCCGAGGTGCGCGACGGCATCCTCTGCCACACGGGCGATCTGCGCGCCGAGACGCTCGAGGGCCGCATCGTGGGCACGGCCGACCGCATCGCCTACGTGAACCACGACATCGACGACGCCATCCGCGCGGGCATCCTGCGCGAGGCCGACCTGCCGGCTTCGACGCACGCCGTGCTCGGCCCGGACCACTCCTCGCGCATCGAGACGCTCGTGCTCGACATGGTGGAGACGTCCGCCGCCGCAGACGATATCCGCATGAGCGGCGAGGTGTGGGGCGCCATGATGGAGCTGCGCGCGTTTTTGTTCGATCGCGTGTACACCTCCGACGTGGTGATGGCCGAGGTGGCGAAGGCGACGCACCTCATCGAAGACCTGTTCGACCACTACGTCGAGCACGTGGACGAGGTGCCCGAGGAGTACCGCGACATCTCCGAGGGCGACGACCTGCGCGCCGTCACCGACTTCATCGCCGGCATGACTGACCGCTACGCCAAGAGCCTCTACCAGCAGCTCTTCATCCCGCACTCGCTGCACTACTAG
- a CDS encoding DUF3791 domain-containing protein: protein MLDEVLFMEARLFRMFREQTGLSPKDSNRLFEEQGIWRFIEECYDALHLESDEAALQDIRTKLAAQGVSL, encoded by the coding sequence ATGCTCGACGAAGTGCTTTTCATGGAAGCGCGCCTCTTCCGCATGTTCAGAGAGCAGACGGGGCTCAGCCCGAAGGATTCGAACCGCCTGTTCGAGGAGCAGGGCATCTGGCGCTTCATCGAAGAGTGCTACGACGCCCTCCATCTCGAAAGCGACGAAGCCGCTCTCCAGGACATCCGCACGAAGCTCGCCGCCCAAGGAGTCTCGCTATGA
- a CDS encoding DUF3990 domain-containing protein, protein MSLSDGMTLYHGSYAPVEDIDLKKCSTGKDFGKGFYLTSDEDQARRFIRTSLLKAQSLGQVDAGQRSGYVSAFRFRTPATSLSVFEFPTADEHWLRFVSLNRRSALAVKLRDKVDPGLTCADVIIGKVANDTTNPVITTYLNGLYGPLDDPKSASTAIGLLLPDRLKDQFCFATQRAVACLEPMKVTRYEL, encoded by the coding sequence ATGAGCCTGTCGGACGGAATGACCCTCTACCATGGCAGCTATGCCCCCGTTGAGGACATCGACCTCAAGAAATGCTCGACGGGAAAAGATTTCGGGAAGGGATTCTATCTGACCTCGGACGAGGATCAGGCCAGAAGGTTCATCCGAACGTCCCTGCTGAAAGCGCAAAGCCTCGGCCAAGTTGATGCCGGCCAACGCTCCGGCTACGTTTCCGCGTTCCGATTTCGCACGCCCGCAACGTCCCTGAGCGTTTTCGAATTCCCCACTGCGGACGAGCACTGGCTGCGGTTCGTCTCACTGAACCGCAGAAGCGCTTTGGCAGTCAAGTTGCGCGACAAAGTGGATCCGGGTTTGACCTGCGCCGACGTCATCATTGGAAAGGTGGCTAACGACACCACAAACCCTGTCATAACCACCTACCTCAACGGGCTTTACGGCCCCCTCGACGACCCGAAATCCGCGAGCACGGCCATCGGCCTTCTCCTGCCCGACCGGCTCAAGGACCAGTTCTGCTTTGCCACTCAACGAGCCGTCGCATGCCTGGAACCCATGAAGGTGACGCGCTATGAACTATGA
- the mtnA gene encoding S-methyl-5-thioribose-1-phosphate isomerase yields the protein MAATLNLDNLPRTIELGRDGDGRAELAYVDQRLLPGELRIVRTGDWRAVVDAVKTLAVRGAPAIGVAGAAAVALWACNEGAADAAAGGCAQAGPRFLDALARVADEVADARPTAVNLAWGVRRLERLARVCADEGAAPHAIADELFAEARRMEAEDEAANRAIGAHGSALLPQGARILTHCNAGSLATAFYGTALGVVYAAAAEGKVARVYADETRPVGQGARLTAWELARAGVPVTLICDDMAASLMAKGEVDAVVVGADRIAANGDVANKIGTYGVAVLARHHGIPFYVAAPASTIDPACTTGADIPIEERDPAEVLPAPIPGVDVWNPAFDVTPAALITRIVTEHGAFAPPDAARAAMTAR from the coding sequence ATGGCCGCAACGCTCAACCTGGATAACCTGCCGCGTACCATCGAACTCGGGCGCGACGGCGACGGGCGCGCCGAGCTCGCCTACGTCGACCAGCGCCTGCTGCCCGGCGAGCTGCGGATCGTCCGCACGGGCGACTGGCGCGCGGTCGTCGACGCAGTCAAGACGCTCGCGGTGCGCGGCGCGCCGGCCATCGGGGTGGCGGGCGCGGCGGCAGTGGCGCTCTGGGCCTGCAACGAGGGCGCGGCCGACGCGGCGGCGGGCGGGTGCGCGCAGGCCGGTCCGCGCTTCCTCGACGCCCTCGCCCGCGTGGCCGACGAGGTGGCCGACGCGCGTCCCACCGCCGTCAACCTGGCGTGGGGCGTGCGCCGCCTCGAGCGGCTCGCGCGCGTCTGCGCCGACGAGGGCGCTGCGCCCCACGCCATCGCCGACGAGCTCTTCGCCGAGGCGCGCCGCATGGAGGCCGAGGACGAGGCCGCCAACCGCGCCATCGGCGCGCACGGCTCGGCGCTGCTGCCTCAGGGCGCGCGCATCCTCACGCACTGCAACGCCGGGAGTCTCGCCACGGCCTTCTACGGAACCGCGCTCGGCGTGGTGTACGCGGCCGCCGCCGAGGGCAAGGTGGCGCGCGTGTACGCCGATGAGACGCGCCCGGTGGGCCAGGGCGCGCGCCTCACCGCCTGGGAGCTTGCGCGCGCGGGCGTGCCCGTGACGCTCATCTGCGACGACATGGCCGCGAGCCTCATGGCGAAAGGGGAGGTGGACGCCGTCGTGGTGGGTGCCGACCGTATCGCCGCCAACGGGGACGTGGCCAACAAGATTGGCACCTACGGCGTGGCCGTCCTCGCGCGCCACCACGGCATCCCGTTCTACGTGGCCGCGCCCGCCTCCACCATCGACCCCGCGTGCACGACCGGCGCGGACATCCCCATCGAGGAGCGCGACCCCGCCGAGGTGCTGCCCGCGCCCATCCCTGGCGTGGACGTGTGGAACCCCGCCTTCGACGTGACGCCCGCCGCCCTCATCACCCGCATCGTCACCGAGCACGGCGCCTTCGCCCCGCCCGATGCCGCCCGCGCCGCCATGACGGCGCGTTGA
- a CDS encoding cation-translocating P-type ATPase, whose amino-acid sequence MTNQLAAATAPGAKPAALRPWHAMPLEEVLAELNASPEGLSELAARERLAEVGPNELNAKPPRTLAQMVREQIGDPMVLILLVAAALSALLQEWAEAGIIFAIVVANALIGIVQERKAQTSLEALRNMSAPTARVIRDGAETVVPARELVPGDVVVLGDGSMAPADLRLLSAAGLRMQEAALTGESVPVEKDARAAVVPGALVGDRADMAFATAIVTGGRGTGVVVGTGMDTEVGRIAGLLEGDEELDTPLKRKLASFGKMLTVVGVAAALVVLAVGMAYGRPFAPLLLLAISLAISVIPEGLPATATIVMALGVQRMAKHQALVRRLPAVETLGGATVICTDKTGTLTENRMNVVRVALGPDLDRGEAAPPARAIEESPELFGYLAFTAVLCNDASFAEAQGEGASAGAPASPDTVIGDPTEGALLVMARDGGIDPAALREAYPRLAERPFDSDRKRMATVHERDGETVAAVKGALDGLLPLCDFVMDADGPRPISDEDRAHALEVAQHLSDEALRVLAFATRALPGVPADGEDIERGLTFIGLVGMMDPPRADVREAVDTCRTAGVRTVMITGDHAATARAIGRELDIWREGDLVVSGEELDGMDDRQLDAAIERTSVFARVSPFHKLRIVRALKADGEIVAMTGDGVNDAPALKAADIGVAMGITGTDVAKDASDMILLDDRFTTIVYAVREGRRVYRNIQKVVAFLVADNLAEILVLLTAVALNWNAPLTAVMILWVNLATATLPALALGVEPASRHIMEHPPLRSGTLLEPKLARRVVFQGVFVAAFALFAFMVGREAGGDATGSSMAFAVLAFSQVLRAVNQRSTVDPVWNRGGGRNPWLWGAVAVSTVLMLVVLLVPPVTAAFGGAPMNGWQWAVALGLAALSLAQTEVAKAIGRLRASRR is encoded by the coding sequence ATGACGAACCAACTTGCTGCTGCGACGGCCCCGGGCGCGAAGCCCGCAGCCCTGCGCCCCTGGCATGCGATGCCCCTGGAGGAGGTGCTCGCGGAGCTGAACGCCTCGCCCGAGGGGCTCTCCGAGCTCGCGGCGCGCGAGCGCCTGGCCGAGGTGGGTCCCAACGAGCTCAACGCCAAGCCGCCGCGCACGCTCGCCCAGATGGTGCGCGAGCAGATCGGCGACCCGATGGTGCTCATCCTGCTGGTGGCGGCCGCCCTCTCGGCGCTTCTGCAGGAGTGGGCCGAGGCGGGCATCATCTTCGCCATCGTGGTGGCCAACGCGCTCATCGGCATCGTGCAGGAGAGGAAGGCGCAGACCTCCCTCGAGGCGCTGCGCAACATGAGCGCGCCCACCGCGCGCGTCATCCGCGATGGCGCGGAGACGGTGGTGCCCGCCCGCGAGCTGGTGCCGGGCGACGTGGTGGTCTTGGGCGACGGCAGCATGGCCCCCGCCGACCTGCGGCTGCTCTCGGCGGCGGGGCTGCGCATGCAGGAGGCCGCGCTCACAGGCGAGTCCGTGCCCGTGGAGAAGGACGCCCGGGCCGCGGTGGTTCCCGGCGCGCTCGTGGGCGACCGCGCGGACATGGCCTTTGCCACCGCCATCGTGACCGGCGGGCGCGGCACGGGCGTGGTGGTGGGCACCGGCATGGACACCGAGGTCGGGCGCATCGCGGGCCTTCTGGAGGGCGACGAGGAGCTGGACACGCCGCTCAAGCGCAAGCTGGCCTCGTTCGGCAAGATGCTCACCGTGGTGGGCGTGGCCGCCGCGCTCGTGGTGCTGGCGGTCGGCATGGCGTACGGGCGTCCCTTCGCGCCGCTGCTGCTTCTGGCCATATCGCTGGCCATCTCGGTGATCCCCGAGGGGCTGCCGGCCACGGCCACCATCGTGATGGCGCTCGGCGTGCAGCGCATGGCCAAGCACCAGGCGCTCGTGCGGCGGCTGCCCGCCGTGGAGACGCTCGGCGGTGCCACGGTCATCTGCACGGACAAGACGGGCACCTTGACCGAGAACCGCATGAACGTCGTGCGCGTGGCGCTCGGGCCCGACCTCGACCGCGGCGAGGCCGCGCCCCCGGCCCGCGCGATCGAGGAGAGCCCCGAGCTCTTCGGCTACCTGGCCTTCACGGCCGTGCTCTGCAACGACGCGAGCTTCGCCGAGGCGCAGGGCGAAGGCGCGTCGGCGGGCGCCCCCGCGAGCCCCGACACCGTGATCGGCGACCCCACCGAGGGCGCGCTGCTGGTGATGGCCCGCGACGGCGGCATCGACCCGGCGGCTCTGCGCGAGGCCTATCCGCGCCTGGCCGAGCGGCCCTTCGACTCCGACCGCAAGCGCATGGCCACCGTGCACGAGCGCGACGGCGAGACGGTGGCGGCCGTCAAGGGCGCGCTCGACGGTCTTCTGCCGCTGTGCGACTTCGTGATGGACGCGGACGGCCCGCGCCCGATCAGCGACGAGGACCGCGCCCATGCGCTCGAAGTGGCTCAGCACCTCTCCGACGAGGCGCTGCGCGTGCTCGCCTTCGCCACGCGAGCCCTGCCCGGCGTGCCCGCCGACGGAGAGGACATCGAGCGCGGCCTCACCTTCATCGGCCTCGTGGGCATGATGGATCCGCCGCGCGCCGACGTGCGCGAGGCCGTGGACACCTGCCGCACCGCCGGCGTGCGCACCGTCATGATCACGGGCGACCACGCCGCCACCGCGCGCGCCATCGGGCGCGAGCTGGACATCTGGCGCGAGGGCGACCTCGTGGTATCGGGCGAGGAGCTCGACGGGATGGACGACCGCCAGCTGGATGCGGCCATCGAGCGCACGAGCGTGTTCGCGCGGGTGTCGCCCTTCCACAAGCTGCGCATCGTGCGCGCGCTCAAGGCCGACGGCGAGATCGTGGCCATGACCGGCGACGGCGTGAACGACGCGCCCGCCCTCAAGGCCGCCGACATCGGCGTGGCCATGGGCATCACCGGCACCGACGTGGCGAAGGACGCCTCGGATATGATCCTGCTCGACGACCGCTTCACCACCATCGTCTACGCCGTGCGCGAGGGGCGGCGCGTGTACCGCAACATCCAGAAGGTGGTGGCCTTCCTCGTGGCCGACAACCTGGCCGAGATCCTCGTGCTGCTCACCGCCGTGGCGCTCAACTGGAACGCCCCGCTCACGGCCGTGATGATCCTCTGGGTGAACCTGGCCACGGCCACCCTTCCCGCGCTGGCGCTGGGCGTGGAGCCGGCGAGCCGCCACATCATGGAGCATCCGCCCCTGCGCTCGGGGACGCTGCTGGAACCGAAGCTCGCGCGGCGCGTTGTCTTCCAAGGCGTGTTCGTGGCCGCGTTCGCGCTGTTCGCGTTCATGGTGGGCCGCGAGGCGGGCGGCGACGCCACAGGATCGTCGATGGCCTTCGCCGTGCTCGCGTTCTCGCAGGTGCTGCGCGCCGTGAACCAGCGCTCCACCGTCGATCCCGTATGGAACCGCGGCGGCGGACGCAACCCGTGGCTGTGGGGCGCGGTGGCCGTATCGACCGTGCTCATGCTGGTCGTGCTGCTGGTGCCGCCGGTCACCGCCGCGTTCGGCGGCGCGCCCATGAACGGGTGGCAGTGGGCCGTGGCGCTCGGCCTGGCCGCGCTCTCGCTCGCGCAGACCGAGGTCGCGAAGGCCATCGGCCGCCTGCGGGCGTCGCGGCGCTAG